One Urocitellus parryii isolate mUroPar1 chromosome 8, mUroPar1.hap1, whole genome shotgun sequence DNA window includes the following coding sequences:
- the LOC144256655 gene encoding retinoic acid early transcript 1E-like codes for MALDTLIGLFSVTLALLLGPNCFWAAPTGTHSLCLDFTVKSQSRPGESWCEVQGSVDKTAFLQYDSESNKIKPLGHLGREVNATKTWTQLNEMLKELGQDLRMILLDMDLEKKMARGHLTLQAKMSCQLEGNNDLGSFWNFSIDGQPYLCFNVMHMEWTVINPRARGIKEKWENDKEMIERLRKVSMGDCNHWLRELLKHWKEMPRPGRIVVP; via the exons ATGGCTCTGGACACCCTCATCGGGCTCTTTTCTGTCACCCTGGCTCTGCTTCTGGGACCCAACTGTTTCTGGGCGGCGCCAACCG GTACCCACTCTCTTTGCCTCGACTTCACTGTCAAATCTCAGTCCAGACCTGGAGAGTCCTGGTGTGAAGTGCAGGGCTCAGTGGATAAGACCGCTTTCCTTCAGTATGACAGTGAGAGCAACAAGATCAAACCTTTGGGTCACCTGGGAAGGGAGGTGAATGCCACCAAAACATGGACACAATTGAACGAAATGCTGAAAGAACTGGGGCAAGATCTCAGGATGATCCTGCTTGACATGGACTTGGAAAAAAAGATGGCCAGGG GTCATCTCACCCTGCAGGCCAAGATGTCTTGTCAGCTTGAAGGAAACAATGACCTTGGTTCATTCTGGAATTTCAGCATTGATGGACAGCCATATCTCTGCTTTAATGTGATGCACATGGAGTGGACAGTGATTAATCCTAGAGCCAGAGGGATCAAGGAGAAGTGGGAGAATGACAAAGAAATGATAGAACGTTTAAGGAAGGTCTCCATGGGAGATTGCAATCACTGGCTCAGAGAACTCTTAAAGCACTGGAAGGAAATGCCAA GACCTGGTAGAATAGTTGTCCCATAA